A window of the Yersinia rochesterensis genome harbors these coding sequences:
- the htpX gene encoding protease HtpX: MMRIALFLLTNLAVMLVFGLVLSLTGIQSSSVQGLMIMAGLFGFGGAFVSLLMSKWMALRSVGGEVIEQPRNETERWLLETVRRQSQQVGIAMPQVAIYQAPDINAFATGARRDASLVAVSTGLLQNMSRDEAEAVIAHEISHVANGDMVTMTLIQGIVNTFVIFISRLIAQVAAGFLSGDRDNEGSSSGNPMVYFAVSMVLELVFGILASIITMWFSRHREFHADAGSARLVGREKMIAALQRLKTSYEPQEAGTLMAFCINGKSKSFSELFMSHPPLDKRIEALRSGEYLK, translated from the coding sequence ATGATGCGTATCGCTCTATTCCTTCTCACCAACTTGGCTGTCATGTTGGTGTTCGGGTTGGTGCTTAGCCTGACAGGTATTCAGTCCAGCAGTGTGCAGGGGCTGATGATCATGGCCGGTCTGTTTGGTTTCGGCGGCGCATTTGTTTCGTTGCTGATGTCAAAATGGATGGCTCTGCGCTCCGTGGGCGGTGAAGTGATTGAGCAACCACGTAATGAAACTGAACGCTGGTTGTTGGAGACTGTCCGTCGTCAGTCTCAGCAGGTAGGCATAGCTATGCCACAAGTGGCTATTTACCAGGCCCCGGATATTAACGCCTTTGCGACCGGTGCTCGTCGTGATGCTTCACTGGTCGCCGTCAGCACCGGTTTGTTGCAGAACATGAGCCGCGATGAAGCTGAGGCGGTTATTGCCCATGAAATCAGCCATGTGGCAAATGGTGATATGGTCACCATGACCTTGATTCAAGGCATTGTGAATACCTTTGTTATCTTTATTTCGCGCTTGATTGCACAGGTGGCTGCGGGCTTCTTGTCGGGTGATCGTGATAATGAAGGGAGCAGTTCAGGTAACCCAATGGTTTACTTTGCGGTATCAATGGTATTGGAGCTGGTGTTTGGTATTCTTGCCAGCATTATTACCATGTGGTTCTCACGTCATCGTGAATTCCATGCCGATGCCGGCTCAGCAAGATTGGTCGGGCGGGAGAAGATGATTGCCGCATTGCAGCGGTTAAAAACCAGCTATGAGCCACAGGAAGCAGGAACTCTGATGGCTTTCTGCATTAACGGTAAATCTAAATCATTCAGTGAGCTGTTTATGTCCCATCCGCCGCTGGACAAACGTATTGAAGCTTTGCGTTCTGGTGAATACCTGAAATAA
- the proQ gene encoding RNA chaperone ProQ, with protein MENQPKLNSSKEVIAFLAERFPLCFTAEGEARPLKIGIFQDLVERVQGEQNLSKTQLRSALRLYTSSWRYLYGVKVGAERVDLDGNPCGVLEEQHVEHARKQLEEAKARVQAQRAEQQAKKREAAIAAGETPEPRRPRPAGKKPAPRREAGAPVENRKPRQLPRPQQANQKQARPPRPQAEENQPRPVPVTDISKLQIGQEIKVRAGKSAMDATVLEIAKDGVRVQLSSGLAMIVRAEHLQF; from the coding sequence ATGGAAAATCAACCTAAGTTGAACAGTAGTAAAGAAGTCATAGCCTTTTTGGCTGAGCGGTTCCCGCTTTGTTTCACCGCCGAAGGCGAAGCACGTCCACTGAAGATCGGTATTTTTCAAGATCTGGTCGAACGTGTTCAGGGGGAACAGAATTTAAGCAAAACGCAATTGCGTTCTGCGCTGCGTCTCTATACATCTAGCTGGCGTTATCTTTATGGGGTCAAAGTCGGTGCTGAACGTGTTGATTTAGACGGCAACCCTTGTGGTGTGCTGGAAGAACAACATGTCGAACATGCCCGCAAACAGCTGGAAGAGGCGAAAGCCCGTGTTCAGGCACAACGTGCTGAACAACAAGCTAAAAAGCGCGAAGCTGCTATTGCTGCGGGTGAAACTCCAGAGCCACGTCGCCCACGTCCGGCAGGTAAAAAACCTGCACCGCGTCGTGAAGCGGGTGCTCCGGTGGAAAACCGCAAGCCTCGTCAGTTACCTCGCCCACAGCAGGCTAATCAAAAACAGGCTCGGCCACCTCGTCCACAGGCCGAGGAAAACCAGCCACGCCCTGTGCCGGTCACAGATATCTCTAAACTGCAAATTGGTCAAGAAATCAAAGTCAGAGCAGGCAAGAGCGCGATGGACGCAACCGTATTAGAAATCGCTAAAGATGGCGTACGGGTGCAGCTGTCTTCAGGTCTGGCGATGATTGTGCGCGCAGAACACTTGCAGTTCTGA
- a CDS encoding MFS transporter produces the protein MNPSATDGMPVPQRYAAVFVIALGIMIAVLDGTIANVALPTIARDLNASPATSIWVVNAYQLAITVSLLSMASLGDIIGYRRVYQAGLLVFSVTSLFCALSDSLWTLTFARVLQGLGAAALMSVNTALIRIIYPKAQLGRGIGINALIVAVSAAAGPTIAAAVLSVASWQWLFAINVPIGLVAWGLGMKFLPANNMKSNGNRFDVTSSIMNALTFGLLITAISGFAQEQSPTLIAAEVVALLVIGFFFVRRQLNQPFPLLPVDLLRIPIFALSIGTSVCSFAAQMLAMVSLPFFLQIVLGRDEVATGLLLTPWPLATMVVAPIAGRLVERYHAGLLGGIGLAVFASGLFLLAILPANPTDVDIIWRMVLCGAGFGLFQAPNNHTLISAAPQHRSGGASGMLGTARLLGQTSGAALVALMFNLFSTNGTHASLILAGCFASIAALVSLLRVNQKRS, from the coding sequence ATGAACCCATCTGCAACTGATGGAATGCCGGTTCCACAGCGCTATGCCGCAGTCTTTGTTATTGCTTTAGGTATTATGATCGCGGTGCTGGACGGCACTATCGCCAATGTCGCATTACCGACCATTGCCCGTGATCTCAATGCCAGCCCGGCCACTTCTATCTGGGTAGTGAATGCCTATCAGCTAGCCATTACCGTATCTTTACTTTCGATGGCCTCACTGGGCGATATCATTGGTTATCGACGGGTTTATCAGGCCGGTTTACTGGTATTCAGTGTGACATCCCTGTTCTGCGCCCTGTCCGACTCTTTGTGGACACTAACATTTGCTCGCGTACTGCAAGGGCTTGGGGCCGCCGCATTAATGAGTGTGAATACTGCTCTCATCCGAATTATTTATCCCAAAGCTCAGTTAGGCCGAGGTATCGGTATTAATGCCTTGATTGTGGCGGTTTCTGCGGCGGCGGGGCCAACCATTGCAGCCGCGGTGTTGTCAGTTGCCTCCTGGCAATGGCTATTTGCTATTAACGTGCCGATCGGCCTGGTCGCTTGGGGGCTGGGCATGAAGTTCTTACCTGCCAACAATATGAAAAGCAACGGCAACCGTTTCGATGTCACCAGCAGTATTATGAATGCGTTGACCTTTGGTTTACTGATAACTGCTATCAGTGGTTTTGCCCAAGAGCAAAGCCCGACACTGATTGCCGCCGAAGTGGTCGCCTTATTAGTCATCGGCTTTTTCTTTGTACGCCGCCAACTCAATCAGCCCTTCCCCTTGCTGCCCGTGGATTTACTGCGTATTCCTATTTTTGCCTTATCGATCGGCACATCAGTTTGCTCCTTTGCCGCACAAATGCTGGCCATGGTTTCACTGCCTTTCTTCCTACAAATTGTATTGGGCCGCGATGAAGTTGCCACCGGGCTGCTATTAACCCCATGGCCACTCGCCACCATGGTGGTTGCCCCAATAGCCGGGCGGTTGGTTGAACGCTACCATGCAGGATTACTCGGAGGGATTGGTCTGGCGGTGTTTGCCAGTGGGTTATTCTTGTTAGCCATATTGCCAGCCAACCCCACTGATGTAGATATTATCTGGCGTATGGTGCTGTGCGGTGCGGGTTTTGGTCTGTTTCAAGCGCCCAATAACCACACTCTTATCTCCGCAGCACCACAACATCGCAGTGGCGGGGCCAGTGGTATGTTGGGCACAGCGCGCCTGTTGGGGCAGACATCAGGGGCAGCATTAGTCGCTTTGATGTTTAATCTATTCTCAACCAATGGAACACATGCATCACTGATTCTGGCGGGCTGTTTCGCCAGCATCGCGGCACTAGTCAGCCTACTGCGGGTCAACCAAAAACGCAGTTAA
- the prc gene encoding carboxy terminal-processing peptidase, which produces MNKFVRLTAIAGLLLAGASYAADTTYRVDQLPQLHQEPEHATVSERVTSRFTRSHYRQFALDDQFSAKIFDRFLNMLDYSHNLLLASDVAQFADKKHSLDDELKSGQLDTPYALFNLAQKRRFERYQYALSVLDRPMNFAGNDTIDIDRSKAPWPTSEAELNKLWDAKVKYDQLNLKLTGKTDKEIKETLTKRYQAAIKRLTQSNSEDVFQLIMNAFAHEIDPHTNYLSPRNTEQFNTEMSLSLEGIGAVLQMDDDYTLINSMVPGGPAAKSKTIAVGDRVIGVGQTGKPMVDVIGWRLDDVVALIKGPKGSKVRLEILPAGKGTKPRTVTLTRERIRLEDRAVKMSVKTIGKERVGVLDIPGFYVGLTEDVKVQLQKLEKENVSSIIIDLRSNGGGALTEAVSLSGLFIPSGPVVQVRDNNGKVREDSDTDGVVYYKGPLVVLVDRYSASASEIFAAAMQDYGRALIVGEPTFGKGTVQQYRSLNRIYDQMLRPEWPALGSLQYTIQKFYRVDGGSTQRKGVVPDIVMPTGVDPAETGESFEDNALPWDSINAASYTKTGDLKPLEPELLKTHAARIAADPEFQHIQQDIERYKALKDKKNIVSLNYAQREKENHDDDATRLNRLNERFKREGKKPLKSLEDLPKDYQEPDPYLDETVHIALDLAHKEKAQPQVESQPAAPAQVATAAK; this is translated from the coding sequence ATGAACAAATTTGTCAGACTAACAGCAATCGCAGGCTTGTTACTGGCGGGGGCAAGTTACGCGGCTGATACAACGTATCGCGTCGATCAACTTCCTCAATTGCACCAGGAACCAGAGCATGCAACCGTGAGTGAGCGCGTAACATCGCGCTTCACTCGCTCTCACTATCGTCAGTTTGCATTGGACGATCAGTTTTCTGCCAAAATATTTGATCGCTTTCTCAACATGCTGGATTACAGCCATAACCTGTTGTTGGCATCAGATGTGGCACAGTTCGCGGATAAAAAACATTCGCTGGACGATGAGTTAAAATCCGGCCAGCTAGATACGCCGTATGCATTATTCAATCTGGCGCAAAAGCGCCGTTTTGAACGCTATCAATATGCGCTGTCAGTTTTAGACCGGCCAATGAATTTCGCCGGTAATGACACCATTGATATTGATCGCAGCAAAGCGCCTTGGCCGACCAGCGAAGCTGAGCTGAATAAGCTTTGGGACGCAAAAGTTAAGTATGACCAGCTCAATTTGAAATTAACCGGTAAAACGGATAAAGAAATAAAAGAGACGCTGACCAAGCGCTATCAGGCAGCCATTAAGCGCTTGACGCAAAGTAATAGCGAAGACGTCTTCCAGCTGATCATGAATGCTTTCGCTCACGAAATTGACCCGCATACCAATTACTTATCCCCACGAAATACCGAACAGTTCAATACTGAAATGAGCTTGTCTCTGGAAGGTATTGGTGCAGTCCTGCAAATGGATGATGATTACACATTAATCAATTCCATGGTTCCAGGTGGCCCGGCAGCGAAAAGTAAAACTATCGCGGTGGGTGATCGGGTAATCGGCGTAGGGCAAACCGGTAAACCGATGGTGGATGTCATCGGCTGGCGTTTGGATGATGTGGTCGCGCTGATTAAAGGGCCGAAAGGCAGTAAAGTCCGGTTAGAAATTTTACCTGCCGGTAAAGGGACTAAACCGCGCACTGTGACCTTGACGCGTGAGCGTATTCGCCTGGAAGACCGCGCGGTGAAAATGTCGGTGAAAACCATCGGCAAAGAACGCGTCGGCGTACTGGATATTCCGGGCTTCTATGTTGGCTTGACCGAAGACGTCAAGGTGCAATTGCAGAAGCTGGAGAAAGAAAATGTCAGTAGCATTATCATTGACTTACGCAGCAATGGTGGGGGTGCTCTGACCGAGGCTGTTTCTCTGTCTGGTTTGTTTATTCCGAGTGGCCCTGTGGTTCAAGTTCGGGATAACAATGGCAAAGTACGTGAAGACAGTGATACTGACGGCGTGGTGTATTACAAAGGCCCGCTGGTGGTCTTGGTTGACCGCTACAGTGCCTCTGCCTCTGAGATTTTTGCTGCTGCAATGCAAGACTATGGCCGTGCATTAATTGTCGGTGAGCCGACCTTCGGTAAAGGCACGGTTCAGCAGTATCGTTCGCTGAATCGTATTTACGATCAAATGCTGCGCCCTGAATGGCCAGCCTTGGGCTCACTGCAATACACTATCCAGAAATTCTATCGGGTAGATGGCGGCAGTACTCAGCGCAAAGGAGTTGTCCCAGATATCGTGATGCCAACGGGTGTTGATCCGGCAGAAACCGGTGAAAGCTTCGAAGATAATGCTTTGCCTTGGGACAGCATCAATGCTGCCAGTTATACCAAGACGGGCGATTTGAAACCGCTGGAGCCGGAATTGCTTAAAACGCATGCCGCGCGTATCGCTGCTGATCCTGAATTCCAACATATTCAGCAAGATATTGAACGTTATAAGGCGCTGAAAGATAAGAAGAACATTGTCTCTCTCAATTACGCTCAACGCGAAAAAGAGAATCATGATGATGATGCCACGCGCCTGAACCGCTTAAATGAGCGCTTCAAACGTGAGGGTAAAAAGCCGCTGAAGTCATTGGAAGATTTGCCAAAAGACTATCAGGAACCGGACCCTTATCTGGACGAAACTGTTCATATCGCATTGGATTTGGCCCATAAAGAGAAAGCGCAGCCGCAGGTTGAATCTCAACCCGCAGCACCTGCGCAGGTAGCTACCGCCGCAAAATAG
- a CDS encoding GAF domain-containing protein, whose product MKKAEFYAELKRDLSALIAGETNFIATLANASALIYERLEGLNWAGFYLLDGNQLVLGPFQGKIACVRIPVGKGVCGTAVAENRVQRVGDVHAFPGHIACDAASNAEIVLPITVKGNVIGVLDIDSIVYDRFDKDDELGLISVVAGLCEHLELCDSAKYVTKSAS is encoded by the coding sequence ATGAAAAAAGCAGAATTCTACGCGGAATTAAAACGTGATTTGAGTGCCCTGATTGCAGGTGAAACCAACTTCATTGCCACATTGGCTAATGCCAGCGCGTTAATTTATGAACGCCTTGAGGGTTTGAATTGGGCCGGTTTTTATTTGCTCGATGGCAATCAATTGGTATTAGGCCCTTTCCAGGGGAAAATCGCCTGTGTACGAATCCCGGTTGGGAAAGGGGTATGTGGAACAGCTGTAGCAGAAAATCGCGTTCAGCGGGTCGGTGATGTGCATGCATTCCCCGGTCATATTGCATGTGATGCCGCCAGTAATGCTGAAATTGTGCTGCCAATCACAGTTAAAGGAAATGTTATCGGCGTTTTGGATATCGACAGCATTGTTTATGATCGCTTTGATAAAGACGACGAATTAGGCTTAATCTCAGTCGTGGCGGGGCTTTGCGAGCATCTTGAGCTTTGTGACAGTGCAAAATATGTTACAAAGAGTGCAAGTTGA
- a CDS encoding PqiB family protein yields MQQETPSTPTEAQVKHKRRISPFWLLPFIALLIAGWLVYNNWQERGTEVTIDFQSAAGIVAGRTPIRYQGVEVGIVQSISLDDDLRNIKVTASIKNDMEDSLREGTQFWLVTPKASLAGVSGLDALVGGNYIGMMPGEGKPQSHFTALDTQPKFRLNTGELMVHLHAPDLGSLNSGSLVYYRKIPVGKVYDYNIAPDNSGVVIDVLIDRRFAKLVKNDTRFWNVSGFKGDFSLSGASVQMESLAALVNGAIAFDSPPNSQNAKPDQPFQLYPDLAHSQRGVAITLDLPSGSSLSEGRTPLIYQGLQVGTLTKMTLQPDSKVTGELTIDPSVVDLMRTGTRIEMNSPRISLNDAKLSELLTGNTLELIPGEGEPQQRFTVLPSSKSLLQQPNVLELQLTAPESYGIDVGQPISLHGIKIGQVLTRELSANGVSFTAAIEAKYRNLVHKDSKFVVNSRLNVKLGIDGINIQGASAQEWIDGGILILPGSKGEPLNKYPLYSSVDKALDGILGNSPAATLTLTATSLPDVQTGSVVLYRKFQVGEITQIRPKANEFEVEVYIEPEYRKLLTDKSIFWAEGGAKVQFNGSGLTVQASPLNRALKGAISFDNLEGVSLDKGAKRTLYVNETAARAVGSQIILRTFDASKLAAGMPIRYLGINIGQVESLKLAPERNEVLAKAVLYPEYVQSFTRAGTRFSIVSPEISAAGVNNLDTLFQPYINVEPGKGNTLRTFELQTATITDSRYLDGLSIILDTAEAGSLQIGTPVLFRGLEVGTVTGFNLGAMSDRVQVSLRISQKFQQLVRQNTVFWLASGYNLEFGLTGGVVKSGTFQQFIRGGIAFATPPTTPLAPKAEVNQHFLLNPQEPKDWRNWGTAIPRF; encoded by the coding sequence ATGCAACAGGAAACGCCGAGTACACCGACTGAGGCACAGGTTAAACATAAACGCCGGATATCGCCTTTTTGGCTGCTGCCTTTTATTGCCCTGCTGATTGCTGGCTGGCTGGTTTATAACAACTGGCAGGAACGCGGCACCGAAGTCACCATTGATTTCCAGTCTGCGGCAGGGATTGTCGCGGGGCGCACCCCGATTCGCTATCAAGGTGTAGAAGTTGGCATAGTGCAGTCCATCAGTCTGGATGATGATCTGCGGAATATTAAAGTCACCGCCAGTATCAAAAATGACATGGAAGATTCACTGCGCGAAGGGACTCAATTCTGGTTGGTCACCCCAAAAGCCTCATTAGCTGGGGTTTCCGGGCTGGATGCTTTGGTGGGCGGCAACTATATCGGCATGATGCCGGGAGAAGGTAAACCTCAGAGCCACTTTACCGCGTTAGATACTCAGCCCAAATTCCGTCTAAATACCGGCGAGTTAATGGTGCATCTTCATGCGCCTGATTTAGGTTCGCTCAATAGCGGCTCGCTGGTGTATTACCGTAAAATTCCGGTGGGCAAAGTCTATGATTACAACATCGCGCCTGATAATAGCGGCGTTGTCATTGACGTGCTGATTGACCGGCGTTTTGCCAAACTGGTCAAGAATGACACCCGTTTCTGGAATGTATCTGGTTTTAAAGGTGATTTCAGCCTAAGTGGCGCTTCTGTACAAATGGAAAGCTTGGCCGCTTTGGTGAATGGCGCGATTGCCTTTGATTCCCCACCAAACAGCCAGAATGCAAAGCCAGATCAGCCCTTCCAGCTCTATCCAGATTTAGCGCACAGCCAACGCGGTGTGGCTATCACACTGGATTTGCCCAGCGGCAGCAGTTTGAGTGAGGGGCGCACCCCACTGATTTATCAGGGTTTACAAGTCGGAACTCTGACAAAAATGACTCTTCAGCCGGACAGCAAAGTGACCGGCGAATTAACCATTGACCCGTCAGTGGTGGATTTAATGCGCACTGGCACGCGTATTGAGATGAACAGCCCGCGAATCAGTCTTAATGATGCCAAACTGAGTGAACTTTTAACCGGCAACACCCTGGAACTTATCCCCGGCGAGGGTGAACCGCAACAGCGCTTTACTGTGCTGCCCAGCAGCAAAAGCCTGTTACAGCAGCCCAATGTGCTTGAATTGCAACTCACTGCACCAGAAAGTTATGGCATCGATGTGGGTCAGCCGATCTCACTGCATGGCATTAAAATTGGTCAGGTTTTGACGCGCGAACTGTCCGCCAATGGCGTCAGTTTTACGGCGGCGATTGAAGCGAAATACCGGAACTTAGTGCATAAAGACAGTAAGTTTGTGGTGAACAGCCGGCTGAATGTGAAACTCGGCATCGACGGTATTAATATTCAAGGTGCCAGTGCACAGGAGTGGATTGATGGTGGCATTTTGATTCTGCCGGGCAGTAAAGGCGAGCCGCTCAATAAATACCCGCTGTACAGCAGTGTGGACAAAGCCCTTGATGGCATTTTAGGCAACAGCCCGGCCGCCACCCTCACCTTGACTGCCACCAGTTTGCCCGATGTGCAAACCGGCTCCGTGGTGCTGTATCGGAAATTCCAGGTGGGTGAAATTACCCAGATTAGGCCGAAAGCCAATGAATTCGAAGTGGAGGTTTATATTGAGCCGGAATATCGCAAACTGCTCACCGATAAGAGTATTTTCTGGGCCGAGGGCGGTGCGAAAGTCCAATTTAATGGCAGTGGCCTCACCGTGCAGGCTTCCCCACTGAATCGGGCATTAAAAGGCGCTATCAGCTTTGATAACCTCGAGGGTGTCTCGCTGGATAAAGGCGCAAAACGCACACTTTATGTTAATGAAACCGCCGCCCGTGCGGTCGGTAGCCAGATTATCTTACGCACCTTTGATGCCAGTAAACTGGCGGCTGGGATGCCAATTCGCTATCTCGGCATCAATATTGGTCAAGTTGAATCACTCAAACTGGCTCCTGAGCGCAATGAAGTCTTAGCCAAGGCGGTGCTCTACCCCGAATACGTGCAAAGTTTTACCCGCGCCGGTACCCGCTTCTCGATTGTGTCACCGGAGATCTCCGCAGCAGGGGTCAATAATCTGGATACGCTGTTCCAGCCCTACATTAATGTCGAGCCGGGTAAAGGTAATACATTGCGCACGTTTGAGCTGCAAACCGCCACCATTACCGACTCGCGCTATCTTGATGGCCTGAGCATTATTCTCGATACCGCAGAAGCAGGTTCGCTGCAAATTGGCACGCCAGTGCTGTTCCGTGGGTTGGAAGTGGGCACTGTCACTGGGTTTAATCTGGGGGCAATGTCTGATCGGGTGCAAGTTTCTCTGCGCATCAGTCAGAAATTCCAGCAATTAGTGCGGCAAAATACCGTCTTCTGGCTAGCATCGGGCTATAACCTTGAGTTCGGATTGACTGGCGGAGTAGTGAAAAGTGGCACTTTCCAGCAGTTTATTCGCGGTGGCATTGCTTTCGCCACGCCCCCCACCACACCGCTGGCCCCGAAAGCCGAAGTTAATCAACACTTTTTGCTGAACCCACAAGAACCTAAAGACTGGCGCAATTGGGGGACGGCAATCCCGCGCTTCTAA
- a CDS encoding LysR family transcriptional regulator, with amino-acid sequence MTKPDLNLLITLNVLLAEGSVVRAAQRLGLSPSAMSRSLARLRQTTGDPLLVRAGRALVPTPRALELREQVSQLVQDATSVLRPAETLNLAQLTRVFTLRSSDGFFENFGAALLARVNQDAAGVRLRFMQKMNKDSALLRDGIVDLETGVVGAAASPELRTRALFGDRFIGVARAGHLLSEGEITAERYAAQGHIMISRRQGHKGPVDEALQLLGLERNAVTYVDGISTALALVKGSDLVATVPECHTLNLRGGMFSFPLPINLPTIRVSMLWHPRMDADPAHRWLRKCVLDVCGDSD; translated from the coding sequence ATGACAAAACCTGACCTCAATTTATTAATTACACTCAATGTCCTGCTTGCGGAAGGTAGCGTGGTGCGAGCTGCTCAGCGATTAGGGCTTAGCCCATCGGCGATGAGCCGGTCACTGGCCAGATTGCGCCAAACCACCGGCGACCCATTATTGGTTAGGGCGGGGCGGGCGTTGGTTCCGACGCCAAGAGCGCTGGAGCTACGTGAACAAGTGAGCCAATTGGTACAAGACGCGACTTCGGTTCTGCGCCCGGCAGAGACACTCAATCTTGCGCAATTGACGCGTGTTTTCACATTGCGTAGCAGCGACGGTTTTTTCGAAAATTTTGGTGCGGCGCTGTTGGCTCGGGTTAACCAAGATGCTGCGGGGGTGCGGTTGCGCTTTATGCAAAAAATGAACAAAGACAGTGCGTTACTTCGCGATGGCATTGTCGATCTGGAAACCGGTGTGGTGGGGGCTGCGGCCAGCCCTGAACTGCGCACGCGGGCATTATTTGGTGACCGTTTTATCGGTGTGGCCAGAGCCGGGCATTTATTGAGTGAGGGGGAGATAACCGCTGAGCGCTACGCGGCCCAAGGCCACATTATGATTTCACGGCGCCAAGGTCATAAAGGGCCAGTTGATGAGGCGTTGCAATTATTGGGTCTTGAAAGAAACGCCGTCACTTATGTTGATGGCATCTCGACCGCACTGGCCTTAGTGAAAGGTTCTGATTTAGTGGCCACGGTTCCGGAATGTCACACACTGAATTTGCGCGGTGGTATGTTCAGCTTCCCGCTGCCAATAAACTTACCGACTATCAGGGTTTCTATGCTCTGGCACCCACGAATGGATGCTGACCCAGCGCATCGCTGGTTGCGAAAATGTGTGTTGGATGTCTGTGGTGATAGCGATTAG
- the yebS gene encoding membrane integrity lipid transport subunit YebS, whose protein sequence is MKIHAIQRPLSTARVQRCCQCDALFTLPPLNGKQTAYCPRCSAKIANGRDWSLTRLTAIAVAMLLLMPFAFTEPLITIRLLGTRIDASLLEGIWQMSRQGHPITASMVAFCIMGAPITLTVSILYLRIGSRIGMNLRPILLMLERLKEWVMLDIYLIGMAVACIKVKEYADVMAGSGLIAYLTLTLLSILALVHLNLEQLWERFYPQEQPPGPRETLRVCLSCHYTGHPDALRRCPRCHTPLRHRRRHSIQKTWATLIASIVLLLPANLLPISIVYANGVRMEDTIFSGVVSLASSGNMPIAAVVFIASVLVPFTKVIVLITLLLSIHLKTQHSLKTRMRLLRLITWIGRWSMLDLFVIALMMSLINRDQLLSFTMGPAAFYFGSAVILTILAVEWLDSRLIWDAHATGNAEYTD, encoded by the coding sequence ATGAAGATACATGCCATTCAACGCCCCTTGTCCACCGCCAGAGTTCAGCGGTGCTGTCAGTGCGATGCGCTATTTACCTTGCCCCCTCTCAATGGCAAGCAGACTGCCTATTGCCCGCGTTGCAGTGCGAAAATAGCCAATGGGCGCGATTGGTCATTAACCCGGCTGACGGCCATTGCTGTCGCCATGCTGTTATTGATGCCGTTTGCCTTTACCGAGCCGCTCATCACTATCCGCCTGCTCGGCACGCGGATTGATGCCAGTTTGCTGGAGGGCATTTGGCAAATGAGCCGTCAGGGTCACCCCATCACTGCCAGTATGGTGGCGTTTTGTATTATGGGTGCGCCGATTACATTGACCGTCTCAATACTGTATCTGCGAATTGGCAGCCGGATTGGCATGAACCTGCGCCCTATTTTGCTGATGTTGGAGCGCTTAAAAGAGTGGGTAATGCTGGATATCTATCTTATCGGTATGGCGGTGGCCTGTATTAAAGTCAAAGAATACGCCGACGTGATGGCCGGTAGCGGATTAATAGCCTACCTGACTTTAACATTGCTGAGTATTCTGGCGCTGGTGCATTTGAATCTGGAGCAATTGTGGGAGCGGTTTTATCCGCAAGAACAGCCGCCCGGCCCCAGAGAAACACTGCGTGTTTGTCTCTCCTGCCATTATACCGGGCACCCTGATGCACTGAGGCGTTGCCCGCGTTGCCATACACCTTTGCGCCATCGCCGCCGTCATAGCATCCAAAAAACCTGGGCAACCTTAATTGCCTCTATTGTATTGTTACTGCCCGCCAACCTATTGCCGATATCAATTGTTTATGCCAACGGCGTGCGTATGGAGGATACTATTTTCTCGGGCGTGGTTTCTCTGGCTTCATCGGGTAATATGCCCATAGCCGCCGTGGTATTTATCGCCAGTGTGTTGGTGCCCTTTACTAAAGTCATTGTCTTAATAACATTGTTGCTGAGTATTCATCTCAAGACACAGCACAGTCTGAAAACCCGCATGCGGTTGCTGCGTTTGATAACCTGGATTGGCCGCTGGTCAATGCTGGATCTCTTTGTTATTGCACTAATGATGTCGCTGATTAATCGCGATCAGCTCCTTTCTTTCACTATGGGGCCAGCAGCTTTCTATTTTGGGTCTGCGGTCATTTTGACTATCCTTGCTGTTGAGTGGCTGGATAGCCGGTTGATTTGGGATGCACATGCAACAGGAAACGCCGAGTACACCGACTGA